AAGACATGGACAGGCACGGCCACGAATGTATGATTTTAGGTATCCGCGATGTCAAAGCGATAAATGGACTTCATGAATTTTATAggtaacatttattaattaagaaGACCAAATAGGGCTAACTGTAGAGTTTTCCAGACAGGACTCTCTTCTACCTTTACGATGCCTTCTTCTCCAACATCGGCAACCCAAAAAGTTCGCTCAGCTCTTAAGTATGGAAAGTCATCAAGATAAAAGGGGAGAAGATACTGAAATATACAAGTAAATGCATAGTACACGTACCTGTGATCTATCATATTAGAATTCAACGCAACATAGGGATATCCAGAAGAGGATCGTGGAATACCTACATGACAATTTTCTCGACCcaatgaaaatgctggaagGAAAGTCAGGGAAACAGGTATTGGAAGACACTTCGAAGGAAACACTGCACAGAATTTGTGGCATTATTGATGTAAACGCATTAGAAATCAATCAAGACGCCGAAATCACCGCTTTATACCCAACGGCGTACCTAATGGAACATAGTTGCCTGTGTAACACGGTGCACAGCTTTGGCAATTCCGACAAAGGGTTTGTATTGGATACTACACCAATACGAACCcctaaatttctaaaattttagataCGTCATTACCATCCGAGCAGCTCTCCCGATAGCCAAAGGAGACCATATCTCGACAATGTATACTCATGCCCTGTGGGGTACGCAAGCGAGGAGAGAACACTTAAGAGAAACAAAATACTTCTCCTGTAAATGCAAAAGATGCGAGGATCCTACAGAAATGGGAACTTACCTGAGTGGGTTAAAATGCATTGGCACCCAAAATGAAGAGGCCTGCGGAGGTGCCCAGCTAGATagaatttgtttgaaaaatataatagatTATCGTTTTTATAGGTATTCAGCTCCCAATCGATCCTTTAGATGATAACACCGAATGGGCCTGTAATAAGTGTGACGTCAAGTTAACCAATCAAGAAGTGAGCTATTTAATCAATCAGATCGGTGAAGAAGTGGATAATATGCAATTATCTAATCCCACGGTTCGAGAACTGGACGGCTTATTGACCAAAATGTTGAACTTCGTGCATCCCAACCATTATCACGCATATTCCGTGAGACATTCCTTAGTGCAACTGTATGGTGAGTCTGACAAGTGGTTAATAGGATTAATTCAACATTGATTATCTATAAGGTTTGCCATATATGACGCAAATCTGTCATATTACCACttaattgtcaaaatttcGCCTTAAGAAGTCTTACAATAATTAAGTATATATGGTGTTTCAACTTTAGGTTATGAACAGGGTTACTTGCCAAATCAGTTAAGTGACGACATCGTTGTAAGGAAAGCCACAATGTGCAGGGATCTGCTTGACATAACGAAGAAGATTGATCCAGGCAATGCTAGGTATTTACAGTGCCATTTCATATACATGaacattttatatattattttttaacgcgTAGCCCTGTTGaataaaaaagaagaaaatattgtACCTAACAGGTATGAAAGTATCTTTATCGCATTTGATTATAGTTAAATCGGCTTGCAGTAAAGTATCCAATTCCACAAAATAATTACCTTATTCGAGTTTTGAGATACTTAAAATTGAACGTACTATCaccaatgaaaaaataatagcgAAGTGGTTCTACTGATAACCAGAAATTTAGTTTTCTCAATCATTTAGATAGATGATAAAATTTAAGCATTTGgtgtttatatatatatttttttgcagattacCTTTATATACGGGAGTCTTGCTGCACGAACTGTATCTCGCCAATATGATACTCATAAAAAGGAAGTGGGATTTGGGtataaaaacaaaagtaaAATCCATTAATCTCATGTTACAAGAATGCCAATGTGTTCTGAAACAGGCACTTAAAGTGCTGCAAAATGAGAAGGAAAGTCCCGCTGGTGAAAAATTGTTGAGCTTGATAGGAAATTCAAGCAGGGAAttcgagaaatttttaatgcggAACAAAATAGATTTACCTGAAACTGCTTCGAAAACAAACTAGATTAAGATATAATGTAGATAATATAAATGGGAAAGAAGTAAATATAAAAGCAGTCCAAATACGCCAATGTTGCaagaaaacgttttttgaataaaatcaaagaacatcgcaaacttataaaaaaatacaagttagtaaatttttaataaaacactcCATCCGCTGAAGTCACCCTGCAATCAAATCATCCAAGTTGCAAtcagtttttcctttaattacgaaaggaaaaatatttgttttcccAACACCTATCGCATCTGTGAGCAAAGTATTCTGGTGTGAGAACTATTGAACAATGCGTGCCATTTCTCGAATAACACGTGAAGAATATTAAATAAGAGATGGTCTTGAGATAGTTCGATCAAAGCTGCCTATATTTTAACATCTGCAGCAGCTAATAAATCTCACCCTACATTGTACCAATTTGTCAACATGAAAGGGTGGGCCGCATCGTAAGAGATAAAGGCGCAAGTTCTAGTAAACCgactgtaaattaaaaatgataaaggaTCAAATTCTTAATCCATGCATCTCAGTTTCACAGCCTCACAAACAGCTCTCATCCAAATACCTATAGCGTGAGCTCCCGCATCTGGAAATTTCGCCCCAGGCGGTTTGGTTGATTGGGCGATGTCCTCGGCTCCGCCGACACCCATTTCAAATGCATAAATCAGTCTACCTTGTGTCGAGTTTCGTCTTATTAAGTCCGCGCAAGTCGCCAGCGGATCGTACATGGTTTTCTCTCCAAAGTTAACGTTACCATATCTAAAATAAACAGCTATGACATATAggaggaaatttaaacaatcacCCATCCCTATAGGTTTGGCCATATCAAAggttaaaaatggaaaatctaaaaacagtATTCTAACCTCTTTAAGGCATCCCGAGAGTTTTCCAAGGCCTTTATCCACATTTCAGGTCTGATTTCCTCATCTTCAGGAAATACAGCAAAAGTATTTGCTGCAGCTTCAAACATAATTGAATAAATGCATCCCATAGTCCCTCCTACAGTGTTTTCTAACAACTTGCTTAATGTTAAGAAGAATGTGAAGGggtatacaaaatttaatttcttatcaCAAGACCGTTTGTTCAAAACTTCAGCCAATATTCTTAATCTAGTACCTGTATCTCCATCACCTGAAAAGTTATGGagaattcattaaattatgcCAGTAGAGTAAAATTGCAACTGACCTCTCTCAGCATCCATTGTATTCAACATCTTTTCACATGAAATTAAAGCATTACATGCAAAATGCAGACACAGTTGAACTATGTTTACTACTCTTTCACTTAACTTAGGTCCTTTTATAGAAGGTGAAAGtctacatttttgttttaatcctGCTGGCATAATATTATTGTCTACTGGAATTGGGCCGTCTTGAAATACTGGTCTCCATCCTACAAAAGACAAACCCACAAAGAAATTCACATTATAATGGAAAAACCAAGGAAAGATCACTTTGGCAAATTACCTGTAACATTACATGGAACCTCTAACAAGTTCACCACAGCTTTgtcaaacaccttcaaaatggTAACTGATAAATCTACATCATAATTCAATTGCAGGTAATGaccaatataaaatttaactacTTGTATATCCAGACtaccaaaaaaattcaagcagTGTTTCATGAAAACACATTGTTCACTCGTATTGAGAGCTCCAATATTATTAACAAGCACAATGATGTTATCCCCAGGTGATAATGGAACTTgctgattttgaattatttcagcTAATAAACTTTGGGTAGTATCACTCAGCATATCCATCACAGTGAGTTTCTTAAGATTGGTTTTTCTGTATGTTGAAGCATTGTTCTCTACCATAGAAGTCTTTATGCAAGAT
This portion of the Euwallacea fornicatus isolate EFF26 chromosome 4, ASM4011564v1, whole genome shotgun sequence genome encodes:
- the LOC136338934 gene encoding SET domain-containing protein SmydA-8-like, whose translation is MSESKCAVCGEPAELKCSACKLVVYCGKDHQKQHWKEHKTLCRGFEVLEDPECGKCLVATRDLQPGDLILTENPVIYGPRPHMVEEGPVPCPGCCRLIIPEGAARCDGCDFPICNPECPGLKDMDRHGHECMILGIRDVKAINGLHEFYRQDSLLPLRCLLLQHRQPKKFAQLLSMESHQDKRGEDTEIYKDIQKRIVEYLHDNFLDPMKMLEGKSGKQVLEDTSKETLHRICGIIDVNALEINQDAEITALYPTAYLMEHSCLCNTVHSFGNSDKGYVITIRAALPIAKGDHISTMYTHALWGTQARREHLRETKYFSCKCKRCEDPTEMGTYLSGLKCIGTQNEEACGGIQLPIDPLDDNTEWACNKCDVKLTNQEVSYLINQIGEEVDNMQLSNPTVRELDGLLTKMLNFVHPNHYHAYSVRHSLVQLYGYEQGYLPNQLSDDIVVRKATMCRDLLDITKKIDPGNARLPLYTGVLLHELYLANMILIKRKWDLGIKTKVKSINLMLQECQCVLKQALKVLQNEKESPAGEKLLSLIGNSSREFEKFLMRNKIDLPETASKTN
- the LOC136338936 gene encoding PTS-dependent dihydroxyacetone kinase 1, dihydroxyacetone-binding subunit DhaK-like codes for the protein MDKPLEDQLDPYIKGYASYNQAVSLFEFGEVIVMKNYKENMKVRILSGGSSCHIEYVGTGMLTASIQGKWNKPPVASLILRTIRELSINHEMGILLVGQGNLNDILNFGLAVERALNDGLKVTFLGIFDDCRNNHYSKRKKRGLSGIVLVNKIAGALAIQDKQMSEIVEYCSKVISNITTIGVSIKNMLGTNQECLSCIKTSMVENNASTYRKTNLKKLTVMDMLSDTTQSLLAEIIQNQQVPLSPGDNIIVLVNNIGALNTSEQCVFMKHCLNFFGSLDIQVVKFYIGHYLQLNYDVDLSVTILKVFDKAVVNLLEVPCNVTGWRPVFQDGPIPVDNNIMPAGLKQKCRLSPSIKGPKLSERVVNIVQLCLHFACNALISCEKMLNTMDAERGDGDTGTRLRILAEVLNKRSCDKKLNFVYPFTFFLTLSKLLENTVGGTMGCIYSIMFEAAANTFAVFPEDEEIRPEMWIKALENSRDALKRYGNVNFGEKTMYDPLATCADLIRRNSTQGRLIYAFEMGVGGAEDIAQSTKPPGAKFPDAGAHAIGIWMRAVCEAVKLRCMD